One window of the Silurus meridionalis isolate SWU-2019-XX chromosome 24, ASM1480568v1, whole genome shotgun sequence genome contains the following:
- the spred2a gene encoding sprouty-related, EVH1 domain-containing protein 2, protein MTEESQPDDDDYLVRVKAVVMTRDDSSGGWLAQEGGGLSRVGVCKVAPSDLDLFERNGFLIYGERLRDKQVILKCFLKKDLIYTKATPTFHHWRVENKKCGLTFQSPADARAFDRGVRKAIEDLTDGSTTSSSTLQNETELGDDDVFTTATDSSSNSSQKREPSLQTLAPINFCESRHHQCILGHLYTQHRQTDNYFLDQAVPMFPHVPMNFPEEEEELVRINPRERAWLTGYEDYRHATTAAQKLLRPEPTDAYVSFAKSEVLKHDYTYPYPHRLSGDDAKSGISGGVVACQPRAPWRTEDDQVRCAYCRDVFNPAQNRRGQCKEAPDPVVAFIRRVSFMWCADSLLYHCMADAEGEYSEPCSCDPSDGRLVLRWLALLGLSLIAPCMCCYAPLRACHRCAVACHCCGARHKAAG, encoded by the exons ATGACCGAGGAATCGCAGCCAGATGA TGACGACTACCTGGTGCGTGTGAAGGCCGTGGTGATGACGCGGGATGACTCGAGTGGCGGTTGGCTGGCTCAGGAAGGGGGCGGGCTCAGCCGGgtgggtgtgtgtaaagtgGCTCCAAGCGATCTGGACCTCTTCGAACGTAACGGGTTCCTCATCTACGGAGAGAGACTTCGAGACAAACAG GTGATCCTCAAGTGCTTCCTGAAGAAGGACCTGATCTACACTAAAGCGACTCCCACGTTCCATCACTGGCGAGTGGAGAACAAGAAGTGCGGCCTGACGTTTCAGAGTCCGGCGGACGCTCGTGCCTTCGACCGCGGTGTCAGGAAGGCCATCGAAGACCTGACCGATG GTTCCACTACGTCCTCGTCTACGCTGCAGAACGAGACTGAGCTGGGGGACGACGATGTCTTCACG ACTGCCACAGACAGCTCGTCTAACTCGTCTCAGAAGAGAGAGCCGTCGTTGCAGACGCTCGCACCGATCAACTTCTGCGAATCGCGTCACCACCAGTGCATTCTGGGACATCTCTATACCCAGCACAGGCAAACCGACAATTACTTCCTGGACCAG GCGGTGCCGATGTTCCCCCACGTCCCCATGAACTTCCccgaggaagaggaagagctcGTGCGCATAAACCCGCGGGAGCGCGCCTGGCTTACAGGATACGAGGACTACCGTCACGCCACCACGGCCGCCCAAAAACTCCTGCGCCCAGAACCCACGGACGCGTACGTTTCCTTCGCCAAGAGCGAAGTGCTTAAACATGACTACACGTACCCGTACCCACACCGGCTCTCTGGGGACGACGCTAAATCGGGGATCAGTGGTGGCGTGGTGGCGTGCCAGCCGCGGGCGCCGTGGCGCACCGAGGACGACCAGGTGCGCTGCGCGTACTGCCGAGACGTGTTCAACCCCGCGCAGAACCGGCGGGGGCAGTGCAAGGAAGCGCCCGACCCAGTGGTGGCGTTCATAAGGCGCGTGAGCTTCATGTGGTGCGCCGACAGCCTGCTGTACCACTGCATGGCCGACGCCGAGGGCGAGTACTCCGAGCCGTGCTCGTGTGACCCCAGTGACGGGCGACTCGTCCTGCGCTGGCTTGCGCTGCTCGGCCTGTCGCTAATCGCCCCCTGCATGTGCTGCTACGCACCACTGCGTGCCTGCCATCGATGTGCCGTCGCCTGTCACTGCTGCGGCGCCAGACACAAAGCCGCCGGCTGA